The Mus musculus strain C57BL/6J chromosome 2, GRCm38.p6 C57BL/6J genome has a window encoding:
- the Olfr1118 gene encoding olfactory receptor 1118: MEFILLGFSNVPHLQWVLFMVFLFMYMTILLCNSIIIVLAKTDPALHTPMYFFLSNFSFLEICYVTATIPRMLMDLYTLKGNISVFACATQMYFVLMLGATECLLLAAMAYDRYVAICHPLQYSLLMKNKVCLQLVAASWISGIPVQIGQTYQIFSLHFCASNKIDHFFCDIPPLLKLACGDIFMNTVAVYVVAVVFVMVPFLLIIVSYIKIICNIMKLSSAKGMAKAFSTCSSHLIVVVLFYGTASITYLQPKQSQSEGMGKLLSLFYTILIPALNPIIYTLRNKDIMMALRKLHSKLLIWWKNVK, from the coding sequence ATGGAATTTATTCTTCTTGGGTTTTCTAATGTTCCTCATTTGCAGTGGGTGCTGTTTatggtatttttatttatgtatatgacaaTTCTGTTGTGCAACAGCATTATAATAGTGTTAGCAAAAACTGACCCTGCTCTCCATACTCCTATGTATTTTTTCCTTAGcaacttttcttttttggaaatcTGTTATGTAACAGCTACTATTCCAAGAATGCTTATGGATCTATATACActaaaaggaaacatttctgtgtttgcctgtgCAACACAAATGTATTTTGTCCTTATGTTGGGAGCCACAGAGTGCCTCTTGCTAGCAGCTATGGCCTATGATCGTTATGTGGCTATCTGCCACCCTCTACAATATTCTCTACTTATGAAGAATAAAGTGTGTTTACAGCTGGTAGCTGCCTCTTGGATCAGTGGGATTCCTGTACAAATTGGGCAGACCTACCAGATATTCTCCCTTCACTTTTGTGCTTCTAACAAAATAGATCACTTTTTCTGTGACATCCCCCCACTTCTCAAGCTTGCTTGTGGTGACATCTTTATGAATACAGTTGCAGTGTATGTTGTTGCAGTGGTGTTTGTTATGGTTCCATTTCTGCTAATCATTGTCTCCTACATCAAGATTATCTGCAACATTATGAAACTGTCTTCAGCCAAAGGGATGGCCAAGGCTTTTTCCACCTGCTCATCCCACCTGATAGTTGTAGTCTTGTTCTATGGAACAGCAAGCATTACTTACTTACAGCCCAAACAAAGTCAGTCAGAAGGAATGGGGAAGCTGCTATCTCTTTTCTACACCATTTTGATCCCAGCTTTGAATCCTATTATATATACTCTGAGGAACAAAGATATCATGATGGCACTGAGAAAATTACACAGTAAGTTACTGATATGGTGGAAAAAcgtaaaatag